In the Acomys russatus chromosome 11, mAcoRus1.1, whole genome shotgun sequence genome, one interval contains:
- the Tbcc gene encoding tubulin-specific chaperone C yields the protein MEGMGCSEPLGDGAAGSPRDLSLVPERLQRREQERQMEVERRKQKRQDQEVEEEKSGFFAAAFARERAAAEELLRGEASAERLDEAAERLQGLRKLLNDSVLFLAAYDLRQGQAALAQLQAALTDRRQELQPKKRFAFKARKKDAAGAVQVDAAPVASAAPSPPLTKEEAAPGTSWACGFSNLESQDLEKRADELHQRDILLSDLTNCTVRLRGNPNTLRLAKARGCKVLCGPVSTSVFLEDCCDCTLAVACQQLRVHTTRDTRIFLQVTSRAIVEDCSGILFAPYTWSYLGINKDFQDSGLDRSKNNWNHVDDFNWLARDVASPNWGILPEEERHVQWD from the coding sequence ATGGAGGGTATGGGCTGCTCGGAGCCTCTGGGCGACGGTGCCGCTGGGTCTCCGCGGGACCTGAGCCTGGTGCCCGAGCGGCTTCAGAGGCGCGAGCAGGAGCGGCAGATGGAGGTGGAGAGGCGCAAGCAGAAGCGGCAGGatcaggaggtggaggaggagaagagcgGCTTCTTCGCCGCCGCCTTCGCTCGCGAGCGCGCGGCGGCCGAGGAGCTGCTGCGGGGCGAGGCGTCGGCCGAGCGGCTGGACGAGGCGGCCGAGCGGCTGCAGGGGCTGCGGAAACTCCTGAACGACTCGGTTCTATTCCTCGCCGCCTACGACCTGCGGCAGGGCCAAGCGGCGCTGGCGCAGCTGCAGGCGGCGCTAACCGACCGGCGCCAGGAACTGCAGCCCAAGAAGCGCTTCGCCTTCAAGGCGCGGAAGAAGGATGCTGCCGGGGCGGTCCAGGTAGACGCCGCACCTGTCGCCTCGGCCGCCCCTTCGCCGCCCTTGACCAAAGAGGAGGCAGCTCCGGGGACTAGCTGGGCCTGTGGCTTCTCCAACCTGGAGTCCCAAGATTTGGAGAAGAGAGCCGACGAGCTGCACCAGCGCGACATCCTTTTGAGCGACCTGACCAACTGCACTGTCAGGCTGCGTGGCAACCCCAACACCTTGCGACTGGCAAAGGCCCGCGGCTGCAAGGTGCTCTGCGGCCCGGTGTCCACCTCCGTGTTCCTGGAGGACTGCTGTGATTGCACACTGGCGGTGGCTTGCCAACAGCTCCGCGTACACACTACCAGAGACACCCGCATCTTCTTGCAGGTGACCAGCAGGGCCATCGTGGAGGACTGCAGCGGCATCCTGTTTGCCCCTTACACCTGGAGCTACCTGGGGATCAACAAGGACTTCCAGGACTCGGGTTTAGATAGGAGCAAAAATAACTGGAACCATGTTGATGATTTCAACTGGCTGGCTCGAGATGTGGCCTCCCCAAACTGGGGTATTCTCCCTGAAGAGGAGCGGCATGTCCAGTGGGACTGA